In the Gossypium raimondii isolate GPD5lz chromosome 9, ASM2569854v1, whole genome shotgun sequence genome, one interval contains:
- the LOC105797430 gene encoding uncharacterized protein LOC105797430, producing the protein MRLSMRTAGLGKTSEKWRKEIQEEKNKADEWEKRFQEIQVQNETLKRSLSENQKENGELESRVTELEGSLHRHRNRNSVMELKASLNRIEEMKERIEELEAVLRNCEIQIEYLEANKDRQTEQLHYFQNQVRDRDHIMGEAVVQIPEVADHLQTLAIQADVLSVEYELKSRRGQKLASLLKKIRVLSIRAKSYL; encoded by the coding sequence ATGCGGCTATCAATGAGGACTGCCGGGTTGGGAAAGACTTCTGAGAAATGGCGCAAGGagattcaagaagaaaagaataaggCTGATGAATGGGAAAAGAGGTTCCAAGAAATTCAAGTACAGAACGAGACTTTAAAGAGGAGCCTGTCAGAGAATCAGAAGGAAAATGGGGAACTAGAAAGCAGAGTGACTGAATTAGAAGGATCTCTCCATCGGCATCGAAATCGAAATTCTGTGATGGAATTGAAGGCAAGCTTAAATagaattgaagaaatgaaagaaagaattgaaGAGTTAGAAGCAGTATTACGAAATTGCGAGATCCAGATTGAGTATTTGGAAGCTAATAAAGATCGTCAAACTGAGCAGTTACACTACTTCCAGAACCAAGTAAGAGATAGAGATCATATTATGGGAGAAGCCGTGGTTCAAATCCCGGAGGTAGCTGATCATTTGCAAACGTTGGCAATACAAGCTGATGTGTTGAGCGTAGAGTACGAGTTAAAGTCAAGACGAGGACAGAAGTTAGCTTCGTTACTTAAGAAAATTAGAGTTTTGAGTATTAGGGCTAAGTCGTATCTGTAA